A single region of the Leptolyngbya subtilissima AS-A7 genome encodes:
- a CDS encoding helicase HerA domain-containing protein — protein sequence MGMSQPLGSVIQGSLSQGLEVRLHPDISVEDMRVGKFLVVQGQRSQFFCMLTDVTLGTGSQRILAHPPEPSNLFLQEVLAGTGTYGTINLTPMLMFTQQEGEGVGSKGKAKKKGVDSSYGSMEVQSSADVELLPVKTIPAHFSQVYDASDRDFRIIFGWEDDPHRRNFAIGQPIDMEVPVCLDLDRFVERSNGIFGKSGTGKSFLTRLLLAGIIQRQAAVNLIFDMHSEYGWEAVSEGKQFSTVKGLRQLFPGQVQMFTLDPEATQRRGVRDAQELYISFDQIDVEDLNLVRGELNLSEASLENAIILRNEFGKAWINRLLTMTNEEIQEFCETKMGSKSSIMALQRKLTRLADIKYMKAASGTNYITQILAAIDEGKHVVVEFGSQSNMLAYMLATNVIARRIHASYVKKADRFLQTKNVVDRPRQLMITIEEAHRFLDPATARQTIFGTIAREMRKYFVTLLVVDQRPSGIDNEVMSQIGTRITALLNDEKDIDAIFTGVSGGQSLRSVLAKLDSKQQALVLGHAVPMPVVVRTRPYDSTFYTQVGATAWEELPDEVVFKASEMARADLGF from the coding sequence ATGGGGATGAGTCAGCCGCTGGGGTCGGTCATCCAAGGTTCGCTGAGCCAGGGGCTAGAGGTGCGCCTGCACCCCGATATTTCGGTAGAAGACATGCGGGTGGGCAAGTTTCTGGTGGTGCAGGGGCAGCGATCGCAGTTCTTTTGCATGCTCACCGACGTCACCCTAGGCACCGGGAGCCAGCGCATTCTGGCCCACCCGCCGGAGCCGTCAAACCTGTTTTTGCAGGAGGTGCTGGCCGGGACGGGCACTTACGGCACGATCAACCTGACACCGATGCTGATGTTTACGCAGCAGGAGGGTGAAGGAGTAGGGAGTAAGGGGAAAGCAAAGAAAAAAGGGGTTGACAGCAGCTACGGGTCGATGGAGGTGCAGAGTAGCGCTGACGTGGAACTGCTGCCGGTAAAGACGATTCCGGCCCACTTTAGTCAGGTGTATGACGCCAGCGATCGCGACTTTCGCATCATCTTTGGCTGGGAAGACGACCCCCATCGGCGGAACTTTGCGATCGGTCAACCCATCGATATGGAGGTGCCAGTCTGTCTGGATCTCGATCGCTTTGTGGAGCGCAGCAACGGCATCTTTGGTAAGTCGGGCACGGGCAAATCGTTTCTCACCCGGCTGCTGCTAGCGGGCATTATTCAGCGGCAGGCGGCAGTGAATTTAATCTTTGATATGCACTCAGAGTACGGCTGGGAGGCCGTTAGCGAGGGCAAGCAGTTTAGCACTGTCAAGGGGTTAAGGCAGCTGTTTCCCGGCCAGGTGCAGATGTTTACCCTCGATCCCGAGGCTACCCAGCGACGCGGCGTGCGCGATGCCCAGGAGCTATACATCAGCTTTGACCAGATCGATGTGGAAGACCTGAATCTGGTGCGGGGCGAGCTGAATCTATCGGAGGCCAGCCTGGAAAACGCCATCATTCTGCGCAACGAGTTTGGCAAGGCCTGGATCAACCGTCTGCTGACCATGACCAACGAGGAAATTCAGGAATTCTGCGAGACCAAGATGGGTAGCAAGTCGTCGATCATGGCGCTGCAGCGCAAGCTGACGCGGCTGGCCGACATTAAATATATGAAGGCGGCCAGCGGCACCAACTACATCACCCAGATTCTCGCGGCCATCGACGAGGGCAAGCATGTGGTGGTGGAGTTTGGCTCTCAGTCGAACATGCTAGCTTACATGCTGGCCACCAACGTAATCGCCCGGCGCATTCACGCCAGCTACGTCAAAAAGGCCGATCGCTTCTTGCAGACTAAGAACGTGGTGGACCGACCCCGCCAGCTGATGATCACTATCGAAGAGGCTCACCGCTTTCTCGACCCGGCCACCGCCCGACAGACCATCTTTGGCACCATCGCTCGGGAAATGCGCAAATATTTTGTCACCTTGCTAGTGGTTGACCAGCGGCCCTCGGGCATTGACAACGAGGTGATGTCGCAGATCGGCACCCGCATTACCGCCCTGCTCAACGACGAGAAAGATATCGACGCCATCTTTACCGGCGTGTCGGGGGGACAGAGCCTGCGATCGGTGCTGGCCAAGCTCGACTCTAAGCAGCAGGCGCTGGTGCTGGGCCATGCGGTGCCCATGCCCGTGGTGGTGCGCACCCGTCCCTATGACAGCACTTTTTATACTCAAGTAGGAGCTACTGCCTGGGAAGAGCTGCCTGACGAGGTGGTGTTTAAAGCCTCAGAAATGGCCCGCGCCGACTTGGGGTTTTAA
- the ppc gene encoding phosphoenolpyruvate carboxylase — translation MSSTLHSSGDARPAAQTDSASLPAAVDDQSSWQDLLLRHRLRVVEDLWENVLEHACGPELLKLLQQLRRMCSPDGQAPTAAEARVKAVVDVVEALDLEDAIRASRAFALYFQLINIVEQHYEQRDQQQQYRAAYETSELAQRIGQSIFGNSGSDSESNNLFQADLLTRSIADPPSSRKEAGTFHWLFPTLKRLNVPPQVIQNLIDQLDVRLVFTAHPTEIVRHTIRDKQRRIASILRQMDQAEESAQTLGLTSSWEIEELKEQLTEEIRLWWRTDELHQFKPSVLDEVDYTLHYFNVVLFDALPQLYQRFERAIATTFPELDPPRHRFCRFGSWVGADRDGNPSVTPEVTWKTACYQRNLVLNKYMASVDRLVELLSLSLHWSEVLPELLESLEQDQVKMADIYDELAIRYRQEPYRLKLAYIKQRLKNTCDRSQRLYQSDPFADHSNDSSGLPIYRYGHEFLAELRLIQRNLEATGLNCQDLNTLICQVEIFGFNLAQLDLRQESTRHSDALDEIAEYLQVLPQPYSELPEADKIAWLVSELTTRRPLTPRELPFSAKTRETIATLHMVRQLHQEFGPDICGSYVISMSHTVSDLLEVLLLAKEAGLYDPSAELSSLQPVPLFETVEDLQRAPAVMEELFQLSLYRNLLEGQAKQPADEGPGSVATPRAVPLQEVMLGYSDSNKDSGFLSSNWEIHKAQQALQTTADRYGVSLRIFHGRGGSVGRGGGPAYEAILAQPGRSIKGRIKITEQGEVLASKYNLSDLALYNLETVTTAVIQASLLSNSVDDIQPWNETMEELATRSRSHYRQLIYEQPDLVNFFHQVTPIQEISQLQISSRPSRRGGKKDLGSLRAIPWVFSWTQARFLLPSWYGVGTALQEFVDEAPEEHLKVLRYFYSKWPFFKMVISKVEMTLAKVDLQIAEHYVRELTTPEDKERFLDLFSTISQEFYLTRDMVLRITDCERLLDGDPDLQRSVYLRNGTIVPLGFLQVALLKRLRQYKDQAATGVIRSRYSQGELLRGALLTINGIAAGMRNTG, via the coding sequence ATGAGTTCAACGCTCCACTCCTCCGGGGATGCCCGGCCCGCAGCTCAGACTGACTCGGCTAGCTTGCCCGCAGCGGTGGATGATCAGTCCTCGTGGCAAGATTTGCTGCTGCGCCACCGGCTGCGCGTGGTCGAAGACCTATGGGAAAACGTCCTGGAGCACGCCTGTGGCCCTGAACTCCTAAAACTACTCCAGCAGCTGCGGCGCATGTGCTCCCCTGATGGGCAGGCCCCCACTGCCGCCGAGGCTCGGGTTAAAGCCGTCGTCGATGTGGTTGAAGCCCTCGATCTTGAAGACGCCATTCGGGCCTCGCGAGCCTTTGCCCTCTACTTTCAGCTGATTAACATCGTTGAGCAGCACTACGAGCAGCGCGATCAGCAGCAGCAGTATCGGGCCGCCTACGAAACCTCGGAGCTGGCCCAGCGCATTGGTCAGTCAATTTTCGGCAATAGCGGCAGCGACAGCGAGTCGAACAACCTCTTCCAGGCTGACCTGCTGACCCGCAGCATTGCCGACCCCCCCAGCAGCCGCAAAGAGGCGGGCACCTTCCACTGGCTGTTCCCCACCCTCAAGCGGTTGAACGTGCCGCCCCAGGTAATCCAAAACCTGATCGATCAGCTCGATGTGCGGCTGGTGTTTACCGCCCACCCCACCGAAATTGTGCGCCACACGATCCGCGACAAGCAGCGGCGGATTGCCAGCATTTTGCGTCAGATGGATCAGGCCGAAGAGAGCGCCCAAACCCTGGGCTTGACCTCTTCTTGGGAGATCGAAGAACTCAAAGAACAGCTCACCGAAGAAATTCGCCTCTGGTGGCGCACCGACGAGCTGCACCAGTTTAAGCCCTCGGTGCTCGACGAAGTTGACTACACCCTGCACTACTTCAACGTGGTGCTGTTTGATGCCCTGCCTCAGCTATACCAGCGGTTTGAGCGGGCGATCGCCACTACCTTCCCGGAGCTCGACCCGCCCCGCCACCGCTTTTGCCGGTTTGGCTCCTGGGTAGGGGCCGATCGCGACGGCAACCCCTCCGTTACCCCCGAGGTTACTTGGAAGACTGCCTGCTACCAGCGCAACCTGGTGCTCAACAAGTACATGGCCTCCGTCGATCGCCTGGTCGAACTGCTCAGCCTCTCCCTGCACTGGAGTGAGGTTCTGCCTGAGCTGCTCGAATCGCTGGAGCAAGATCAGGTCAAAATGGCTGACATCTACGACGAGCTGGCCATTCGCTACCGTCAAGAGCCCTACCGCCTCAAGCTGGCCTACATCAAACAGCGGCTGAAGAATACCTGCGATCGCAGTCAGCGCCTCTACCAAAGCGACCCCTTTGCTGACCACTCCAACGACTCCAGCGGCTTGCCAATCTACCGCTACGGCCACGAGTTTCTGGCCGAGCTGCGGCTGATTCAGCGCAACTTAGAAGCCACTGGCCTTAATTGCCAAGACCTCAACACCTTGATCTGCCAAGTCGAAATCTTTGGCTTTAACCTGGCCCAGCTTGACCTGCGGCAAGAGAGCACCCGCCACTCCGACGCCCTCGACGAGATCGCCGAGTACCTGCAAGTTTTGCCTCAGCCCTATAGCGAGCTGCCCGAGGCCGACAAAATTGCCTGGCTGGTCAGCGAACTCACCACCCGCCGCCCCCTCACCCCCCGCGAGCTGCCCTTCTCTGCCAAAACTCGCGAGACCATCGCTACTCTGCACATGGTGCGCCAGCTTCACCAGGAGTTTGGCCCCGATATTTGCGGCAGCTACGTAATCAGCATGAGCCACACCGTCAGCGACCTGCTAGAGGTGCTGCTGTTGGCCAAGGAGGCGGGTCTCTACGACCCCAGCGCTGAGCTGAGCAGTCTTCAGCCAGTGCCCCTGTTTGAGACCGTCGAAGACCTCCAGCGCGCCCCGGCGGTGATGGAGGAGCTGTTTCAGTTGTCGCTGTATCGCAACCTGCTAGAAGGCCAAGCCAAGCAGCCCGCCGACGAAGGCCCCGGCAGCGTGGCCACCCCTCGGGCGGTGCCCCTGCAAGAGGTGATGCTGGGCTACTCCGACAGCAACAAAGACTCCGGCTTTCTCAGCAGCAACTGGGAAATTCATAAGGCCCAGCAAGCGCTTCAGACCACCGCCGATCGCTACGGCGTTTCCCTGCGGATCTTCCACGGACGCGGCGGCTCGGTAGGGCGCGGCGGCGGCCCCGCCTACGAGGCGATTTTGGCCCAGCCGGGCCGCAGCATCAAAGGCCGCATTAAAATCACCGAGCAGGGCGAGGTGCTGGCTTCTAAGTACAACCTCTCTGACCTGGCTCTCTACAACCTGGAGACGGTGACCACTGCCGTCATTCAGGCCAGCCTGCTGAGCAACAGCGTTGACGACATTCAGCCCTGGAACGAGACCATGGAGGAGCTGGCCACTCGCTCCCGCAGCCACTACCGTCAGCTGATCTACGAACAGCCCGATCTGGTCAACTTCTTCCACCAAGTCACTCCCATTCAGGAAATTAGCCAGCTCCAGATCAGCTCGCGTCCGTCTCGCCGGGGAGGCAAAAAAGACCTCGGCAGTCTGCGGGCAATTCCCTGGGTGTTTAGCTGGACCCAAGCCCGGTTTTTGCTGCCTTCCTGGTACGGGGTAGGCACGGCTCTGCAAGAGTTTGTGGATGAAGCGCCGGAAGAACACCTCAAGGTGCTGCGCTACTTCTACAGCAAGTGGCCCTTCTTTAAGATGGTGATCTCCAAGGTGGAGATGACCCTGGCTAAGGTCGATCTACAAATTGCTGAGCACTACGTGCGCGAACTCACCACCCCCGAAGACAAAGAGCGGTTTTTGGATCTGTTTAGCACCATTTCCCAAGAGTTTTACTTGACCCGTGACATGGTGCTACGGATTACTGACTGCGAGCGCCTGCTCGACGGTGACCCCGATTTGCAGCGATCGGTCTACTTGCGCAACGGCACCATCGTGCCTCTGGGCTTTTTGCAGGTGGCCCTGCTAAAACGCCTGCGCCAGTACAAAGACCAGGCGGCAACGGGGGTGATTCGATCGCGCTACAGCCAGGGCGAACTGCTGCGAGGGGCGCTGCTCACCATCAACGGCATCGCAGCAGGGATGCGCAATACGGGCTGA